Proteins encoded within one genomic window of Bemisia tabaci chromosome 2, PGI_BMITA_v3:
- the LOC109037277 gene encoding tubulin alpha chain-like, protein MPTMEQYFGTICHWPPYTNLNRPIGQIVSSITASLRFDGALNVDLTEFQTNLVPYPRIHFPLVTYAPVISGEKAYHEQLSVAEITNACFEPANQMVKCDPRHGKYMACCMLYRGDVVPKDVNAAFATIKTKRTIQFVDWCPTGFKVGINYQPPTVVPGGDLAKVQRAVCMLSNTTAIAEAWARLDHKFDLMYAKRAFVHWYDL, encoded by the coding sequence ATGCCAACAATGGAACAATATTTCGGAACAATATGCCACTGGCCTCCATACACCAACctcaacaggcccattggtcAAATCGTCTCCTCTATCACAGCTTCCCTCCGATTCGATGGTGCCCTTAATGTTGACTTGACTGAGTTCCAGACTAACCTGGTCCCATACCCACGTATCCACTTCCCTTTGGTCACCTACGCCCCTGTTATTTCTGGTGAAAAGGCTTACCATGAACAGCTGTCTGTTGCTGAGATCACCAATGCCTGTTTTGAGCCTGCCAACCAAATGGTCAAGTGTGACCCCCGTCACGGTAAATACATGGCCTGTTGTATGCTGTACCGAGGAGATGTTGTGCCCAAAGACGTCAATGCTGCTTTCGCAACCATCAAGACCAAGAGAACCATCCAATTCGTTGACTGGTGTCCCACTGGGTTCAAGGTTGGTATCAACTACCAACCACCCACCGTTGTTCCGGGTGGAGATCTTGCCAAGGTCCAGAGAGCCGTGTGCATGTTGTCCAACACCACCGCCATTGCTGAAGCTTGGGCCCGTCTTGACCACAAGTTCGACCTGATGTATGCAAAACGCGCCTTCGTTCACTGGTACGATCTATAG